The following proteins come from a genomic window of Corynebacterium falsenii:
- a CDS encoding DUF6542 domain-containing protein: MSERRRNRREGAHERRKHARPAARSSAARPSGRSADRRSLFPVWAPLLVMIAVTITGLVLGMSENTVPETFFVLFAIAAIVCTVLVEARGLFITVAALPLYFLLGTLFVGWFSAGSTGANSKKTKLITSIYPTVDHFMWLLIPFFIAVGIGIFRWWNYREKLGREQAKEALARRRRADADRKNRESYSRVHNRAVTGERGTSTSRSEWTPREQAQARAENPISRTRTVDELRASAQRRRMPLPERRSAPRNYISHDSEY, encoded by the coding sequence GTGAGCGAAAGAAGACGTAACCGCCGAGAAGGCGCGCACGAGCGTAGGAAGCATGCGCGCCCCGCAGCGCGCTCCTCTGCCGCGCGACCGTCTGGCCGGTCTGCCGACCGGAGAAGCCTCTTCCCGGTCTGGGCGCCGCTTCTGGTCATGATCGCCGTGACGATCACGGGGCTCGTTCTCGGCATGAGCGAAAACACGGTCCCCGAGACGTTCTTCGTGTTGTTCGCCATCGCCGCCATTGTCTGCACCGTTTTGGTCGAGGCCCGCGGCCTGTTTATTACGGTCGCCGCTTTGCCCCTGTATTTCCTGCTGGGCACCCTGTTCGTGGGGTGGTTCTCGGCGGGGTCGACTGGGGCGAATAGTAAAAAGACGAAACTCATTACGTCGATTTATCCCACGGTTGATCACTTCATGTGGTTGCTGATCCCCTTTTTCATCGCGGTGGGTATCGGTATTTTCCGGTGGTGGAATTACCGCGAAAAGCTGGGCCGGGAGCAGGCTAAGGAAGCTCTTGCTCGACGCCGCCGCGCGGACGCTGACCGGAAGAATCGCGAAAGCTACTCACGCGTCCACAACCGCGCGGTCACCGGAGAGCGGGGTACATCCACCTCCCGCTCCGAATGGACCCCACGGGAGCAGGCGCAGGCTCGCGCAGAAAACCCCATCTCCCGCACACGGACTGTCGACGAATTGCGCGCCAGCGCCCAGCGTCGCCGGATGCCACTGCCCGAGCGCCGCAGCGCCCCGCGGAATTACATCTCCCACGATTCCGAATACTAG
- a CDS encoding 4-hydroxy-3-methylbut-2-enyl diphosphate reductase produces the protein MTTPSTDTLTSTTTDNPTVGTGNDKQVLLAAPRGYCAGVDRAVETVEKALEKFGSPLYVRKEIVHNKHVVKTFEDQGVIFVDETTEVPRGANVVFSAHGVSPMVHQQARELELKTFDATCPLVTKVHHEVTRFAKQGYQIILIGHHGHEEVEGTAGEAPDVVHLVDGKEDVDALDFPEGTKLIWLSQTTLSVDETMATVKLLREKFPEIQDPPSDDICYATQNRQVAVKAIAPKVELMIVVGSQNSSNSKRLVEVALQHGTKNAYLVDYAEQVKPEWLEGVTKVGVTSGASVPEILVRGVLELLADNGFENVEEVTTATEDLIFSLPRELRPPRTNR, from the coding sequence ATGACTACGCCCAGTACCGATACTCTGACATCCACGACCACCGACAATCCCACGGTGGGCACCGGTAACGACAAGCAGGTCTTGCTCGCCGCTCCCCGTGGATACTGCGCCGGCGTGGACCGCGCAGTGGAGACGGTGGAAAAGGCGCTCGAGAAGTTCGGCAGCCCCCTGTACGTGCGCAAGGAAATCGTGCACAACAAGCACGTGGTCAAGACTTTCGAGGACCAGGGCGTGATCTTCGTGGACGAGACCACGGAGGTTCCCCGCGGCGCCAATGTGGTGTTCTCCGCCCACGGAGTCTCCCCAATGGTGCACCAGCAGGCTCGGGAACTGGAGCTGAAGACTTTCGACGCCACATGCCCCCTCGTCACCAAGGTGCACCACGAGGTGACACGTTTTGCCAAGCAGGGCTACCAGATCATCCTCATCGGCCACCACGGCCACGAAGAGGTGGAGGGCACCGCTGGGGAAGCCCCCGACGTGGTGCACTTGGTCGACGGTAAGGAAGACGTTGACGCGTTGGACTTCCCCGAGGGCACCAAGCTGATCTGGCTGTCGCAGACCACGTTGAGTGTGGACGAGACGATGGCTACCGTGAAGTTGCTGCGGGAGAAGTTCCCGGAGATCCAGGATCCGCCGTCTGATGACATTTGCTACGCCACGCAGAACCGCCAGGTGGCGGTGAAGGCCATCGCCCCCAAGGTGGAGCTCATGATCGTGGTGGGCAGCCAGAACTCCTCTAACTCGAAGCGTCTGGTGGAGGTTGCGCTGCAGCACGGTACGAAGAACGCGTACTTGGTGGATTACGCCGAGCAGGTGAAGCCGGAATGGCTGGAGGGTGTGACCAAGGTTGGTGTGACCTCGGGAGCATCGGTGCCGGAGATTCTGGTGCGTGGCGTGCTGGAGCTGCTGGCTGACAACGGCTTTGAGAACGTCGAGGAAGTCACCACGGCAACGGAGGATTTGATCTTCTCGCTGCCGCGCGAGCTGCGCCCGCCGCGGACGAACCGCTAA
- the xseA gene encoding exodeoxyribonuclease VII large subunit: MASQPASQPPPNSHQANTADSPWAVHELNSKVKQWIERLGHVWVEGQVTQVNMKSTWKLSYVTLRDVDQEMSIQITTSTATLRDLPTPLRNGDRVVMYGKPAFYAGRGTFSLWVTRIRPVGVGELLARIEQLKQALAAEGVFDPRLKSALPFLPHRVGLVTGRGSAAERDVLSVAQDRWPQVQFEVINTAVQGPNTVPEVVRALQTLEDDPRVDVIIVARGGGSVEDLLPFSEEALIRQVSRMRTPVVSAIGHEPDSPLLDNVADLRAATPTDAAKRVVPDVVAERQLIGELRQRSSAALRGWVASEKRNLQQLYSRPAMADPMLPVTRQQELIGEALRRKDRALGVTVRDMRNQISSLKAQVNALGPSQTLARGYSIVQVVPRDGSGPQVVTTVDDVQPGSQLRVRVPDGSVTAAAMAVQAAPGGVDKKTDSSNSRENADQPEAPESEGQQ; this comes from the coding sequence ATGGCATCCCAACCGGCATCTCAACCGCCACCCAACTCGCACCAGGCGAACACCGCCGATTCGCCGTGGGCGGTCCACGAGCTGAACTCGAAGGTGAAGCAGTGGATCGAACGGCTCGGGCACGTGTGGGTCGAAGGTCAGGTCACCCAGGTGAACATGAAGTCCACCTGGAAGTTGTCGTATGTGACGTTGCGGGACGTGGATCAGGAAATGTCCATCCAGATCACCACCAGCACAGCCACCTTGCGGGATCTGCCCACGCCGCTGCGCAACGGCGATCGCGTGGTGATGTACGGCAAGCCTGCTTTCTACGCGGGTCGTGGCACGTTCTCGCTGTGGGTCACGCGGATCCGCCCGGTGGGCGTGGGCGAGCTGCTGGCGCGCATCGAGCAATTGAAGCAGGCCTTGGCCGCCGAGGGCGTATTCGACCCGCGGTTGAAGTCCGCGCTGCCGTTCCTCCCCCACCGCGTGGGCCTAGTTACTGGCCGCGGCTCGGCGGCCGAGCGCGACGTGCTCTCTGTCGCGCAGGATCGCTGGCCACAGGTGCAGTTCGAGGTAATCAACACCGCCGTGCAGGGGCCCAACACTGTCCCTGAGGTCGTGCGGGCGTTGCAGACGTTGGAGGACGATCCGCGCGTGGATGTCATCATCGTCGCCCGCGGCGGAGGCTCTGTGGAGGATCTCCTGCCGTTTTCCGAGGAAGCACTCATCCGCCAGGTCTCGCGCATGCGCACGCCGGTGGTCTCGGCGATTGGCCACGAGCCGGATTCGCCACTGCTCGATAACGTTGCTGACCTGCGGGCCGCCACTCCGACCGACGCCGCCAAGCGCGTGGTTCCGGACGTGGTTGCCGAGCGGCAACTCATTGGTGAACTGCGCCAACGCAGCTCTGCGGCGCTGCGCGGCTGGGTCGCCTCCGAAAAGCGCAACCTTCAGCAGCTCTACTCCCGCCCGGCGATGGCCGACCCGATGCTGCCCGTCACCCGGCAGCAGGAGCTCATTGGCGAGGCACTGCGGCGCAAGGACCGCGCGTTGGGCGTGACGGTGCGGGATATGCGCAACCAGATTTCCTCCCTCAAGGCGCAGGTCAATGCGCTGGGGCCGTCACAGACGTTGGCTCGCGGCTATTCCATCGTTCAGGTCGTGCCCCGCGATGGCTCTGGTCCGCAGGTCGTGACCACGGTCGATGACGTGCAGCCGGGAAGCCAACTGCGGGTCCGCGTGCCCGATGGATCCGTGACAGCCGCGGCGATGGCTGTGCAAGCGGCGCCTGGTGGCGTCGATAAGAAAACAGATAGCAGCAACAGCAGAGAAAACGCAGACCAACCGGAAGCACCAGAAAGCGAAGGACAGCAGTAA
- a CDS encoding exodeoxyribonuclease VII small subunit, with amino-acid sequence MSEQQKFRPIDQLSYEEARDELIEVVRILELGQMSLDESLNYWERGEELAAYCEDYLNGASSRIEKALAQRDQRNQGGSNSGEAEN; translated from the coding sequence ATGAGTGAGCAGCAGAAGTTCCGCCCGATCGATCAGCTGAGCTACGAGGAGGCGCGCGATGAGCTCATCGAGGTGGTGCGGATTCTCGAACTCGGGCAGATGAGCTTGGATGAGTCGCTAAATTACTGGGAGCGCGGCGAGGAGCTGGCGGCGTATTGCGAGGACTACCTCAATGGGGCGTCGAGTCGCATTGAAAAAGCCCTGGCGCAGCGCGATCAGCGCAACCAGGGCGGTTCAAACTCCGGCGAGGCGGAGAACTAG
- a CDS encoding DUF4245 domain-containing protein, with the protein MQIQKPRAFQSTKDIVLTLGVLLLATFLVVGFTGLCSFNPGPPEQSNSNVQKVDADTILKMDARGLNMPIRNPQMPEGWVTNSARRVMVGQQPSSLVGWVVDGDQYVSLTQTKADYKAATKPDDSVRSEAGSEDIDGLTWHIFKGDDEVRPIWVADTGKVRLILEGLASEDTMRTAAQKVTETKPIEPNVKL; encoded by the coding sequence GTGCAAATCCAAAAGCCTCGCGCATTCCAGTCCACAAAAGACATCGTCCTGACCCTGGGCGTGCTTCTTCTGGCCACTTTCTTGGTGGTGGGTTTCACCGGGTTGTGTTCGTTTAACCCGGGTCCCCCGGAGCAATCCAACTCGAATGTGCAGAAAGTCGATGCCGATACGATCCTCAAGATGGATGCGCGCGGCCTGAATATGCCGATCCGCAACCCTCAGATGCCCGAGGGATGGGTCACCAACTCGGCCCGCCGCGTGATGGTCGGTCAGCAGCCCTCGAGCCTGGTGGGCTGGGTGGTCGATGGCGACCAGTACGTGTCGCTGACGCAGACCAAGGCCGACTACAAGGCCGCCACGAAGCCCGATGATTCCGTCCGCTCTGAGGCCGGATCCGAGGATATCGACGGTCTGACCTGGCACATCTTCAAGGGTGACGACGAAGTCCGCCCCATCTGGGTCGCCGACACCGGCAAGGTGCGCCTCATCCTCGAGGGTCTGGCCTCCGAGGACACGATGCGCACCGCCGCACAGAAGGTCACCGAGACTAAGCCGATCGAACCGAACGTGAAGCTCTAG
- the glpX gene encoding class II fructose-bisphosphatase: MSSDSNVVPAVSPNPSAPDRNLAMELVRVTEAAALASGKWVGRGQKESGDGAAVDAMRQMINSVEMDGIVVIGEGEKDEAPMLFNGEHVGTGNGPAVDIAVDPVDGTTLMAEGRPNAISVIAAAERGSMYDPSAVFYMEKIAVGPEAVGVIDIEAPVEHNVKAVAKAKGTVPGDITVVVLDRPRHHDLIRDIREAGAKVRLIGDGDVAGAVAAAQDNSTNSVDIMMGIGGTPEGVITAAAMKCMGGEIQGKLWPKDEAERQKAIDAGHDLTRVLGTNDLVNSEHCYFVATGVTNGDMVRGVSYMRNSATTRSLVMRSRSGTIRFIESQHQLAKLQSYSVLDYTRS, from the coding sequence ATGTCCTCAGATTCCAACGTGGTACCTGCCGTATCCCCCAATCCCAGTGCTCCTGACCGTAACCTGGCCATGGAGCTGGTGCGCGTCACCGAGGCTGCTGCCCTGGCTTCCGGCAAGTGGGTCGGTCGCGGGCAGAAGGAATCCGGCGACGGTGCCGCAGTGGACGCTATGCGCCAGATGATTAACTCCGTTGAAATGGACGGCATCGTTGTTATCGGCGAGGGCGAAAAGGATGAAGCCCCCATGCTGTTCAACGGCGAGCACGTGGGAACCGGCAACGGTCCCGCTGTTGACATCGCTGTAGACCCGGTGGATGGCACCACCCTGATGGCCGAGGGTCGCCCGAACGCCATCTCCGTGATCGCCGCTGCCGAGCGCGGCTCCATGTACGATCCTTCCGCCGTGTTCTACATGGAGAAGATCGCCGTGGGCCCGGAGGCCGTTGGTGTGATCGACATTGAGGCCCCGGTGGAGCACAACGTCAAGGCCGTGGCCAAGGCCAAGGGCACCGTTCCCGGCGACATCACCGTGGTGGTGCTAGATCGCCCCCGTCACCACGACCTCATCCGCGACATCCGCGAGGCCGGCGCCAAGGTGCGCCTCATCGGTGACGGCGACGTGGCCGGTGCTGTGGCCGCAGCGCAGGATAACTCCACGAACTCGGTGGACATCATGATGGGCATCGGTGGCACCCCGGAGGGTGTCATCACCGCGGCCGCCATGAAGTGCATGGGTGGTGAGATTCAGGGCAAGCTGTGGCCGAAGGACGAAGCCGAGCGCCAGAAGGCCATCGACGCAGGCCACGATCTCACCCGCGTGCTGGGCACCAACGACTTGGTCAATTCCGAGCACTGCTACTTCGTTGCCACGGGCGTGACTAACGGCGACATGGTGCGCGGCGTGTCCTACATGCGCAACTCCGCCACGACCCGTTCGCTGGTCATGCGTTCGCGCTCCGGCACGATCCGCTTCATCGAGTCCCAGCACCAGCTGGCGAAGCTGCAGTCCTACTCCGTGCTGGACTACACGCGCAGCTAA
- a CDS encoding class II fumarate hydratase codes for MTEQNGQDYRIEHDTMGEVKVPAKALWRAQTQRAVENFPISDRPLEAAQIRAMGLLKAACAQVNKDRGLLTDEQADAIISAAKEIADGKHNDEFPIDVFQTGSGTSSNMNTNEVIASIAKNNGVEVHPNDHVNMGQSSNDTFPTATHVAATEAAVNDLIPGLKVLHTSLKNKSKEWETVVKSGRTHLMDAVPVTLGQEFSGYARQIELGIERVEATLPRLGELPIGGTAVGTGLNTPADFGAKVTEELKKLTGVEQLQEAHNHFEAQANRDALVEFSGAMRTIAVSLNKIANDIRWMGSGPLTGLGEIHLPDLQPGSSIMPGKVNPVLCETATQVAAQVVGNDAAVAFGGAQGAFELNVFIPMMARNVLESAKLLANTARVFAEKLVDGIEPNADRMKELAESSPSIVTPLNSAIGYENAAKVAKTALKEGKTIRQTVIDLGFVDGDKLTEEELDKRLDVLAMANTDRDK; via the coding sequence ATGACCGAACAGAACGGCCAAGACTACCGCATCGAGCACGACACGATGGGCGAAGTTAAGGTGCCTGCCAAGGCACTGTGGCGCGCACAGACTCAGCGCGCTGTGGAGAACTTCCCCATCTCCGACCGCCCCCTGGAGGCCGCTCAGATCCGCGCCATGGGTCTGCTGAAGGCAGCCTGCGCCCAGGTCAACAAGGACCGCGGCCTGCTCACCGACGAGCAGGCAGATGCCATCATCTCCGCCGCCAAGGAAATCGCCGACGGCAAGCACAACGATGAGTTCCCCATCGACGTGTTCCAGACCGGCTCCGGCACCTCCTCCAACATGAACACCAACGAGGTCATCGCCTCCATCGCCAAGAACAACGGCGTTGAGGTGCACCCCAACGACCACGTGAACATGGGCCAGTCCTCCAACGACACCTTCCCCACCGCAACCCACGTTGCGGCCACCGAAGCTGCCGTCAACGACCTGATCCCCGGCCTTAAGGTGCTGCACACCTCCCTGAAGAACAAGTCCAAGGAGTGGGAGACGGTTGTGAAGTCCGGCCGTACCCACCTCATGGACGCCGTGCCGGTCACCCTCGGACAGGAGTTCTCCGGCTACGCCCGCCAGATCGAGCTCGGCATCGAGCGCGTTGAAGCCACCCTGCCCCGCCTGGGCGAGCTGCCCATCGGCGGCACCGCAGTGGGCACCGGCCTGAACACCCCCGCCGACTTCGGCGCGAAGGTCACCGAAGAGCTGAAGAAGCTCACCGGCGTGGAGCAGCTCCAGGAGGCCCACAACCACTTCGAGGCTCAGGCTAACCGCGATGCCCTCGTAGAGTTCTCCGGCGCCATGCGCACCATCGCTGTGTCCCTCAACAAGATCGCCAACGACATCCGCTGGATGGGCTCCGGCCCGCTGACCGGCCTGGGCGAGATCCACCTGCCGGACCTGCAGCCGGGCTCCTCCATCATGCCGGGCAAGGTCAACCCCGTGCTGTGCGAGACCGCAACCCAGGTTGCCGCACAGGTTGTGGGCAACGATGCTGCTGTGGCCTTCGGTGGCGCACAGGGCGCTTTCGAGCTCAACGTCTTCATCCCGATGATGGCCCGCAACGTGCTCGAGTCCGCAAAGCTCCTGGCCAACACCGCCCGCGTGTTCGCTGAGAAGCTGGTGGACGGCATCGAGCCGAACGCCGACCGCATGAAGGAACTGGCTGAGTCCTCCCCGTCCATCGTGACCCCGCTGAACTCCGCCATCGGCTACGAAAACGCCGCCAAGGTCGCCAAGACCGCTCTGAAGGAAGGCAAGACCATCCGCCAGACCGTTATCGACCTGGGCTTCGTGGACGGCGACAAGCTCACCGAGGAAGAGCTGGACAAGCGCCTCGACGTGCTGGCTATGGCCAACACCGACCGCGACAAGTAA
- a CDS encoding TetR/AcrR family transcriptional regulator: MNKCEEQLGLRERKRRETRLRIEDEATRLFLEKPFDCVTLDEICAAADISRRTFFNYFTSKDHVAVGKLPTPLTEDERGAIKDMGPSEHDTLAERVLNLVAARRLRDAALEDSRSINPMLASEIAERRVELLHRNPELAMAKMATFEKARTELSAVIEDNLRTYPDNRLATDICPVEEEAFLTVTAITIVLWSGSNLSVLRGEPGYNHDAAQTGFQLLRRIFSAMPEQLDLPHTAQKEHAE; this comes from the coding sequence GTGAATAAATGCGAGGAACAGCTAGGGCTGCGTGAGCGCAAACGCAGAGAAACCCGCCTGAGGATCGAGGACGAGGCCACCCGCCTCTTCCTCGAGAAACCCTTCGATTGCGTTACCTTGGACGAGATCTGCGCCGCCGCGGACATCAGCCGCAGAACATTTTTTAACTACTTCACGTCCAAAGACCACGTCGCCGTGGGCAAGCTACCCACTCCCCTCACCGAGGACGAGCGCGGAGCCATCAAGGACATGGGCCCCTCCGAGCACGACACGCTCGCGGAACGAGTACTCAACCTCGTCGCGGCCCGGAGGCTGCGCGACGCGGCACTCGAGGACTCCCGGTCGATTAACCCCATGCTGGCGTCGGAGATAGCAGAACGCCGAGTGGAACTACTCCACCGGAACCCTGAGCTGGCGATGGCGAAGATGGCGACGTTCGAGAAGGCCCGAACAGAGCTCTCCGCCGTCATCGAGGACAACCTCCGCACCTATCCGGACAATCGCCTGGCAACAGACATCTGCCCGGTCGAGGAGGAAGCGTTCCTCACCGTCACGGCCATCACGATCGTGCTGTGGAGCGGATCGAACCTCAGCGTCCTTCGCGGCGAACCAGGCTACAACCACGATGCAGCACAAACCGGTTTCCAACTGCTCAGACGGATCTTCAGCGCCATGCCTGAGCAACTGGACCTCCCTCACACCGCACAGAAAGAACACGCAGAATGA
- a CDS encoding MDR family MFS transporter yields MTNTTTAEAESQKQPATQSAQKETFVAGSASADNNVPLVFSCLMLGMLMSSLGQMIFSTALPTLVGDLGGVDKMSWVITIFLLTMTIGMPVYGKLGDQMGRKPLYMVAIVLFLIGSTIGALAQNMEMMILARGVQGLGAGGLMIGAQAIIADVVSARDRGRYMGIMGGVFGLSSVLGPLLGGFFTDGPGWRWALWFNLPLGIITLVMVAFNLKLPKRGSGANLDVPGTILMAGTTSCLILFLTWGGRDHPWNSPIIIGLIAATVILGAAFVLVERRVKEPLIPMGLFRVRNFSLTTLAGIIAGVVMFGTLAYLPTYIQMVHGMSPTKAGLMMIPMMAGMIVTSVTVGQYVSRTGRYKWFPVVGLLVTATATFLMGGFTADDSLVHLGLVLALMGMGLGLTMQLLVLIVQNAFPVRIVGTATATNNFFRQIGGAAGSAIIGSVFIHRVGELLSQRMPAALQEMAAKAGPAAVKPYAEQFAHGGASQLTPSIVDKLPPELAHVIITSYNDGLTPALMALTPAAIVAALILSFVRQDHLKETVE; encoded by the coding sequence ATGACAAATACCACCACTGCTGAGGCGGAATCGCAGAAGCAGCCCGCCACGCAGAGCGCGCAAAAAGAAACGTTCGTCGCCGGCAGCGCCTCCGCCGATAACAACGTGCCCCTCGTCTTTAGCTGCCTCATGCTGGGCATGCTCATGAGCTCGCTGGGGCAGATGATTTTCTCCACCGCCCTGCCCACCCTCGTGGGCGACCTGGGCGGCGTGGACAAGATGAGCTGGGTCATCACGATCTTCCTGCTCACCATGACCATCGGCATGCCCGTCTACGGCAAGCTCGGCGACCAGATGGGCCGCAAGCCCCTCTACATGGTGGCGATCGTGTTGTTCCTCATCGGCTCCACGATCGGTGCTTTGGCGCAGAACATGGAGATGATGATCCTCGCCCGCGGCGTGCAGGGCCTCGGCGCCGGCGGCCTCATGATCGGCGCGCAAGCCATCATCGCCGACGTGGTCTCCGCCCGCGATCGCGGCCGCTACATGGGCATCATGGGCGGCGTGTTCGGCCTGAGCTCCGTGCTCGGCCCGCTGCTCGGCGGCTTCTTCACGGACGGCCCCGGTTGGCGCTGGGCACTGTGGTTCAACCTGCCGCTGGGCATTATCACGCTGGTCATGGTGGCTTTCAACCTCAAGCTGCCGAAGCGCGGTAGCGGCGCCAACCTGGATGTGCCGGGCACGATCCTCATGGCTGGCACCACGTCCTGCCTCATCCTCTTCCTCACCTGGGGAGGCCGCGATCACCCGTGGAACTCCCCGATCATCATCGGTCTCATCGCGGCCACGGTCATCCTCGGCGCAGCGTTCGTGCTCGTGGAGCGGCGCGTGAAGGAACCGCTGATCCCCATGGGTCTGTTCCGCGTGCGCAACTTCAGCCTCACCACCCTGGCCGGCATCATCGCCGGTGTCGTGATGTTCGGCACCTTGGCTTACCTGCCGACGTACATCCAGATGGTCCACGGCATGTCGCCCACGAAGGCGGGCCTCATGATGATCCCGATGATGGCCGGCATGATTGTCACGTCCGTCACGGTCGGCCAGTACGTTTCCCGCACGGGTCGGTACAAGTGGTTCCCGGTGGTGGGCTTGCTGGTCACGGCTACTGCCACGTTCCTCATGGGCGGGTTCACGGCTGACGATTCGCTGGTGCACCTGGGTCTGGTTCTCGCGCTCATGGGCATGGGCTTGGGTCTGACGATGCAGTTGCTGGTGCTCATCGTGCAAAACGCGTTCCCGGTGCGCATCGTGGGCACGGCGACGGCCACGAACAACTTCTTCCGCCAGATCGGTGGCGCGGCAGGTTCGGCCATCATCGGCTCGGTGTTTATCCACCGTGTCGGCGAGTTGCTGAGCCAGCGCATGCCTGCCGCTTTGCAGGAGATGGCGGCGAAGGCCGGTCCGGCTGCGGTGAAGCCGTACGCGGAGCAGTTCGCGCACGGTGGTGCTTCCCAGTTGACGCCCTCAATCGTGGACAAGCTGCCTCCTGAGCTCGCCCACGTGATCATCACCAGCTACAACGATGGCCTGACCCCGGCTCTCATGGCCCTCACCCCGGCTGCCATTGTGGCCGCGCTGATCCTGTCCTTCGTGCGCCAGGACCACCTCAAGGAAACGGTGGAATAG
- a CDS encoding GNAT family N-acetyltransferase, with translation MTSAEKTAISVRLMEEKDYPRVSEILQAGMDTGEATFERFAPETWEHFIGHRVRNLAFVAYEGEKLMGWITATHTSHREVFDGVLEDSIYVCPDAAGKGVAGKLLDHLLEEAGNQGYWCMQSSIFPENEGSVALHASRGFKQAAKFHCMAQMTYGPKEGQWRNIVVMERILENGPAWEAYQKFMAEEAES, from the coding sequence ATGACCTCCGCTGAGAAAACTGCAATCTCCGTCCGGTTGATGGAGGAGAAGGATTACCCGCGAGTCAGTGAGATCCTTCAGGCTGGCATGGACACCGGCGAGGCGACCTTTGAGCGCTTCGCTCCGGAGACCTGGGAGCACTTCATCGGCCACCGCGTGCGCAATCTAGCATTCGTGGCCTACGAGGGCGAGAAGCTGATGGGGTGGATCACCGCCACGCACACCAGCCACCGCGAAGTCTTCGACGGTGTGCTGGAAGACTCCATCTACGTCTGCCCCGACGCGGCGGGCAAGGGCGTGGCAGGAAAGCTGCTCGACCACCTCCTCGAGGAAGCCGGCAACCAGGGGTACTGGTGCATGCAGTCCAGTATCTTCCCTGAAAACGAAGGCTCGGTGGCCCTGCACGCCTCCCGCGGCTTCAAGCAGGCCGCCAAGTTCCACTGCATGGCGCAGATGACCTACGGGCCTAAGGAAGGCCAGTGGCGCAACATCGTCGTCATGGAACGCATCCTGGAAAACGGCCCCGCCTGGGAGGCCTACCAGAAGTTCATGGCCGAGGAAGCTGAGTCTTAA